AGAAGCCGATACCTTTGTAGGTATCGGCTTTTTTATATCTGAAATAGCCTTTATCCTCCCAAAGGAGGAGCCTTTCAAAACCAAAGTAGAGTTACCCCAATTATCACATTCAGTATAATTTTTTCATCAGCTTGAGAGGATGTATGAATGATGAAAGTAAAAGTATCTCTTTTAATTACAACGCTTTTTCTGGCCTTAACGGCGCACAAGTTAGCAGCACATGGCAACGTGACGCCACAAGGCGCTGACAGCTCTGAAATGCAAAAAATTACCGATGGTGATGAGTCTGAAGATGGCTGGGTGTTTGAAAACCCTTATCGTAATTTAGATGAAGAAACTCACAAGAAGGTGTATGAATTTGGCGAGTCAGCCTACTCAAATAACTGTGCCGTTTGTCATGGTCTTCATGCGCAGTCAGGTGGCATAAACCCAGATTTACGTTTGCTCGACCCCGAAAGTATGGAAGACGATGAATGGTATGTAGAGCGCCTTCGTTTTGGATCATCAAAAGGCATGCCTGCGTTAGGCGGAATTCCAGAAGGGCAGTCTGAACCCATTTTAGATCAAGAGACACTATGGGCCATAAAAACCTATGTAGAGGCTCGTAGAATAGTAGCAATTGAAGAAGGTGAAATTGAAGTAGACTAACTATATTCCCGTTTTGTCGGCCGGGTCGAGAAATCGCCCGGCTTTTTTATAGGCCAACTATTTTTCAAAAAGTGAAAGTAGACAAATCACACCCACTTATCAAAATAAACGCCTTACATTATTTCAAATAAATCTGTGCAGAATTAGGTGTTTGCAGCTATTCTTTGGGTAGTTCATTGGACGAAACGACTTATTTTTAGGCCCTAAATGCACATCCTGCGATTCCTTTTCTTTTTAGTTTTTATCACGAGTATGCATGTTGAGGCCCAGCACGCTGACGCCCAACATACTGGTACCGGCAAGAAAGGGGATGTCGATGCGTTAAAAGCATCTATTCGTAATGAAAGGGAATTAGGAGACATTGAGAAAGCAGAGTTGTTAACGCAAGATCTGCAACGCATAGTAGACCATTCACAAACGCCCGAATTACAAGCTGATCTAGCCACTATTACAGCCGAGAATGAGATCAGCCGAACTCGATACTCACACGCTATCGAATTATTGAAGTCAGCTGAGTTAATGTATTCTCGTTTGTCTAACGATTTTGCATTAGCTCATGTCTATACCATGCTTGGTTACGCCTACTACAGCATGTCTGAATATCCCTTGTCCCTTGATTATTACCATCGCGCGTAGCGGATTTACAAGGCCTTAGATGATAAAAAAAGCCTAAGTATTGTCGGCAGTTATATGGGCATGGCGTTGGGCGCTATCGGTGATTATGAAGGGGCTATTATGGCGTACCAAACCGCGCTCGCTCATGCTGTAGAACAAGGCAGTGATGCTGAAAAGTCACAGGTGCTGTATAGCTTAGGGGGTCTAAATGCCAAGATGGGGGCTCACCGCAGTGCATTAGCGTATTTCTATAGCTCTCTGGAGATAAATACCAAGCGTGGCATGATTCAAAATATTGCATTCAACAATGCCTTAATTGCTGAGTCATTATTAGCGCTGTCAGATTTTGAAGCTGCCGAATCACATGCTAGTGAAGCCATTCGTCTTTTTAATGAAGTTAAGTCGACTGAATATGCTGATATGTATAAGTTAACGCTGGCTAAAATATATATCGCTAGAGGTGGTTACGACAAAGCCAACGAGGTTATCCAAAACGTATTACGTACCGCCAATGGTCGATTCCCAGCACTTACATTGAATGCTCTGGTAGTTGCTGCGCAGCATGCATTTATTACCAATAAATATGAAAT
The nucleotide sequence above comes from Alteromonas naphthalenivorans. Encoded proteins:
- the pedF gene encoding cytochrome c-550 PedF — encoded protein: MMKVKVSLLITTLFLALTAHKLAAHGNVTPQGADSSEMQKITDGDESEDGWVFENPYRNLDEETHKKVYEFGESAYSNNCAVCHGLHAQSGGINPDLRLLDPESMEDDEWYVERLRFGSSKGMPALGGIPEGQSEPILDQETLWAIKTYVEARRIVAIEEGEIEVD